From Athene noctua chromosome 19, bAthNoc1.hap1.1, whole genome shotgun sequence, one genomic window encodes:
- the UNC119 gene encoding protein unc-119 homolog A isoform X2: MKVKKSSGAGTGAAAAAARTEEELGRKALIGPDDVLGLQRVTSDYLCTPEENVYKIDFTRFKIRDMESGTVLFEITKPAASEREHNDRKDIDPNAGRFVRYQFTPAFLRLRQVGATVEFTVGDKPINNFRMIERHYFRDQLLKSFDFEFGFCIPSSKNTCEHIYEFPQLSEDLIREMILHPYETQSDSFYFVDNKLVMHNKADYSYSGGP; this comes from the exons atGAAGGTGAAGAAGAGcagcggggccgggaccggggcggcggcggcggcggcgaggacGGAGGAGGAGCTGGGCCGCAAAGCGCTCATCGGGCCCGACGacgtgctggggctgcagcggGTCACCAGCG ATTATTTGTGCACTCCAGAGGAAAATGTTTACAAGATAGACTTCACCAGGTTCAAAATCCGGGACATGGAATCTGGCACAGTTTTGTTTGAAATCACCAAACCAGCAGCTTCAG AACGTGAACACAATGACAGGAAGGACATTGACCCCAATGCTGGACGGTTTGTACGCTATCAGTTTACCCCAGCTTTTCTTAGACTCCGGCAAGTGGGAGCCAC GGTGGAGTTCACAGTAGGAGACAAACCCATTAATAACTTCCGCATGATTGAGAGGCACTATTTCCGGGACCAATTGCTCAAGAGTTTTGATTTTGAATTTGGGTTCTGTATCCCCAGCAGTAAAAATACTTGTGAGCACATCTATGAATTCCCACAGCTCTCTGAGGATCTCA ttcGAGAGATGATCCTTCATCCATACGAGACACAGTCGGACAGTTTCTACTTTGTGGACAACAAGCTCGTGATGCACAATAAGGCAGATTATTCATACAGTGGAGGACCTTGA
- the UNC119 gene encoding protein unc-119 homolog A isoform X1 has product MKVKKSSGAGTGAAAAAARTEEELGRKALIGPDDVLGLQRVTSDYLCTPEENVYKIDFTRFKIRDMESGTVLFEITKPAASDDCDGALLCAFPEREHNDRKDIDPNAGRFVRYQFTPAFLRLRQVGATVEFTVGDKPINNFRMIERHYFRDQLLKSFDFEFGFCIPSSKNTCEHIYEFPQLSEDLIREMILHPYETQSDSFYFVDNKLVMHNKADYSYSGGP; this is encoded by the exons atGAAGGTGAAGAAGAGcagcggggccgggaccggggcggcggcggcggcggcgaggacGGAGGAGGAGCTGGGCCGCAAAGCGCTCATCGGGCCCGACGacgtgctggggctgcagcggGTCACCAGCG ATTATTTGTGCACTCCAGAGGAAAATGTTTACAAGATAGACTTCACCAGGTTCAAAATCCGGGACATGGAATCTGGCACAGTTTTGTTTGAAATCACCAAACCAGCAGCTTCAG ACGACTGTGACGGAGCTTTGCTTTGCGCTTTTCCAGAACGTGAACACAATGACAGGAAGGACATTGACCCCAATGCTGGACGGTTTGTACGCTATCAGTTTACCCCAGCTTTTCTTAGACTCCGGCAAGTGGGAGCCAC GGTGGAGTTCACAGTAGGAGACAAACCCATTAATAACTTCCGCATGATTGAGAGGCACTATTTCCGGGACCAATTGCTCAAGAGTTTTGATTTTGAATTTGGGTTCTGTATCCCCAGCAGTAAAAATACTTGTGAGCACATCTATGAATTCCCACAGCTCTCTGAGGATCTCA ttcGAGAGATGATCCTTCATCCATACGAGACACAGTCGGACAGTTTCTACTTTGTGGACAACAAGCTCGTGATGCACAATAAGGCAGATTATTCATACAGTGGAGGACCTTGA